Proteins encoded by one window of Vitis vinifera cultivar Pinot Noir 40024 chromosome 10, ASM3070453v1:
- the LOC104877323 gene encoding uncharacterized protein LOC104877323, which translates to MLTKLSQVGAVTSQSDVSSSNMKQKQLLLPEAVDKPIRKIEDVRKCELAIGTKENIVAGGTIILECGPNYLVVVDVPYDSSAPLPIPIPGQTTTVGAAIGYQVLWPTDLVIIRTPILASKKAKKQKVNEVEVKSKGEKPQDMKIFETLVGLMLSTSRTHPINFLDDVFSESFKTFMMKEDMEMIISSKEVSSNCILYYIWHLHRKLIDAKQAERYVFVNPALVSKAGMGEGSKENRSRVIADRLKNTKHAEYMLIPYNPDFHWVLVALEMKKMIAYYLDPMACQPCDDLKDIGNM; encoded by the exons ATGCTAACAAAACTGTCTCAAGTAGGAGCTGTTACTTCCCAATCTGATGTTAGCAGTTCAAACATGAAGCAAAAACAACTTCTCCTACCAGAAGCAGTGGATAAGCCAATCCGTAAAATTGAAGAT GTTAGAAAATGTGAGCTGGCCATAGGCACCAAGGAAAATATAGTGGCAGGTGGAACAATTATACTTGAATGTGGTCCCAACTATTTAGTAGTTGTTGATGTTCCTTATGATTCAAGTGCACCCCTTCCCATTCCTATTCCTGGACAAACTACTACTGTTGGGGCTGCAATTGGTTACCAAGTTTTGTGGCCAACTGATTTGGTCATCATCCGTACTCCCATCTTA GCATCTAAGAaagcaaagaaacaaaaagtaaatGAAGTTGAAGTCAAATCCAAGGGTGAAAAACCACaagatatgaaaatttttgagACATTGGTTGGCCTCATGCTGAGTACATCAAGAACACACCCTATAAACTTCCTAGATGATGTTTTTAGTGAGAGTTTCAAGACCTTCATGATGAAAGAAGATATGGAAATGATAATATCATCAAAAGAAGTGTCATCCAATTGTATTTTATACTACATCTG GCATTTGCATAGAAAGTTGATTGATGCAAAGCAGGCCGAACGATATGTTTTTGTCAATCCAGCATTGGTCTCAAAAGCTGGAATGGGAgagggaagcaaggaaaacaggTCAAGGGTTATTGCAGATCGACTAAAGAATACAAAGCATGCTGAATATATGCTTATTCCATACAACCCAGA tttcCATTGGGTGTTAGTGGCATTGgagatgaagaaaatgattGCATATTACCTTGATCCAATGGCCTGTCAACCATGTGATGATCTTAAGGACATAGGTAACATGTAA